The segment tatctttagttattattttcttatcatgtgcattttaatttaattaactatatgttttttttttttttacagcttCAACtaatttgttcatttaaattagtatattttaaattattattttaattgtttgtttatttaattattttgatttttgattgtaggtatattattaaaatacttttttgtaattatataaaattatgagGGACATGAGAACGTAgagttaacatttttttttcagcaaaaaaaaaaaaaaaacacttgttggATTTGAAAAAACTTTGCCCTGAATGTGTGGTtgatcttttaaatatttttcagatataataattcaatgtgTTGGTGTTTATTGTTTGagcttgataaaaaataattttttttattaactatttgctaatttaatttttatattgattgatattcatatttcatattaaaatgttttaaattatttcagaactgtgtatatatatttgtaattatttttctattggtGGTTGCCATTGGAACGACGCcatacttaatttattttgaaccAATCAGAATGAATTTTTAAGCTGACAGCaagatgatataaaaatagcCCTGTTACACATGTACGTGTacactttgaaaaaaataacaactaattttttatttataattataaataataaataaaaaattaaataaactaactaacttaattataaatttctttcCATAAACAAATGGCGTTTGTCTAGAGTTCCAGGTAAAGATTTTGTTAAAAGAaagcttttattattaaaaaaaagcaccTTGTTGTTTTggttatattatcatttgacGTGTCAATTAGTTAAAAGTCAAGAAGTCTTCatgattaaaagaaaattataaaaatatatcaagtaaGTTTAAGTCAATTCTTTCCATtagcaatattaaaatttctattaatctaattgtgttattatttaacagaCAAAAATAATGGTTAAAATAACACTCTTGCATCCTGACTTGGGTATTGGTGGTGCTGAAAGATTAGTTGTTGATGCTGCATTggcattaaaaaaacaaggtCATGATGTTAATTTTGTAACAACTCATCATGATCATGGACATTGTTTTGCTGAAACATTGGATGGTACAATTCCAGTAACTGTTGTTGGTGATTGGATTCCTcgtcatatatttaaaaaattttatgcacTCTTAGCATATATTCGTATGGTTAGTGTATATCAacatcttgaatattttttttatattttaaaaaacaaacatcatccttctaattgttttaatttaattttatttttgtttatagatTTATGCTGCTTGTTACATGCTTCTTGTCATGTCAAATAAACCTGACATTGTTATTTGTGATTTAGTATCAATTTGCATTCCATTTCTTCGTTTATTCAgaccaaaaataattttttattgtcatcatcCTGATCAGTTGTTATCAACTCGTGGTAGTttgttaaaaacattttatagaATTCCATTAAATTATCTTGAACAAATAACAACTGGACaagctgataaaatatttgtcaatAGTTGTTATACACttgaagtatttaaaaaaacatttacaaaattaacaatacaaCCAGATATTTTATATCCATCAATACATActgaattttttgattcacAAAGAATATCATCACTTGAAAAAACTCTTGATCAAAAATTACCTCATaactcaaatattttattatcaataaatcgttatgagagaaaaaaaaatcttggcTTAGCACTTTATGCCCtagctgaattaaaaaatttattatcaactgaTGAATGgaataaaacattattaataatggcTGGTGGTTATGATAAAAGAGTTGAAGAAAATGTTGATCATTATATGGAGTTATGTGGTATGGCTGATGAACTTGGTATAAGtgataaagttttatttttaagatcaCCAtcagataatgataaaatgtcattattaaaatattgtaaaattttaatttatacaccACCAAATGAACATTTTGGTATTGTACCACTTGAAGCAATGTATTTTGAAAAACCAGTTATTGCACATAATTCTGGTGGACCAAgagaaacaattattaataataatactggttttttaattgatgaattaaatggaCAAGCATTTGCTCaatcaattgttaaattaattaatgatgaaacaATGAGATTGACATTTggtgaaaatggaaaaaatagagttatgaaaatatttagtttTGA is part of the Aphidius gifuensis isolate YNYX2018 linkage group LG1, ASM1490517v1, whole genome shotgun sequence genome and harbors:
- the LOC122853890 gene encoding alpha-1,3/1,6-mannosyltransferase ALG2, translated to MVKITLLHPDLGIGGAERLVVDAALALKKQGHDVNFVTTHHDHGHCFAETLDGTIPVTVVGDWIPRHIFKKFYALLAYIRMIYAACYMLLVMSNKPDIVICDLVSICIPFLRLFRPKIIFYCHHPDQLLSTRGSLLKTFYRIPLNYLEQITTGQADKIFVNSCYTLEVFKKTFTKLTIQPDILYPSIHTEFFDSQRISSLEKTLDQKLPHNSNILLSINRYERKKNLGLALYALAELKNLLSTDEWNKTLLIMAGGYDKRVEENVDHYMELCGMADELGISDKVLFLRSPSDNDKMSLLKYCKILIYTPPNEHFGIVPLEAMYFEKPVIAHNSGGPRETIINNNTGFLIDELNGQAFAQSIVKLINDETMRLTFGENGKNRVMKIFSFDAFSEQLNKTVMQLSSL